The following proteins come from a genomic window of Pseudochaenichthys georgianus chromosome 19, fPseGeo1.2, whole genome shotgun sequence:
- the fra10ac1 gene encoding protein FRA10AC1 isoform X2, whose protein sequence is MESLVKVHGGGGYDSDFSDDDGQGESSERGIKRKREDEILQKPFQKVRHSQKAHRSLHTHEVDREEARNRRAHLISLNAFERHKKFVGDYILYYGGQMADFKRTAAQDKTDHDVLRENHRFLWKDEDEEDMTWEKELARKYYDKLFKEYCIADLSRYKENKFGFRWRTEEEVVSGKGLCPECSFKLNYHHKRKEVKVKPKRVLEENQEQPQKKKQKKKKRKRSSSHSKKQKHKRHRASSSSSEETQYSDKDSEAGDVPEGQSEADHWKGPAPAVEEKSREEEFDEYFEDMFL, encoded by the exons ATGGAAAGTCTTGTGAAG GTGCACGGAGGGGGCGGCTATGACTCCGACTTCAGTGACGATGATGGACAGGGGGAGTCCTCGGAAAGAGGCATTAAAAG GAAACGAGAGGATGAAATCTTACAGAAGCCATTCCAGAAAGTTCGGCACTCCCAGAAGGCTCACCGGAGTTTACACACACATGAAGTGGACAG AGAGGAAGCCAGAAACAGAAGAGCCCACCTGATATCATTGAATGCT TTTGAGCGACATAAGAAGTTTGTTGGTGACTACATACTTTATTATGGAGGACAGATGGCCGACTTCAAGCGCACGGC AGCCCAAGACAAAACAGATCACGATGTGCTACGGGAGAATCATCGTTTCCTCTGGAAGGATGAGGACGAGGAAGACATGACATG GGAAAAAGAACTTGCCAGGAAGTATTATGACAAGCTGTTTAAAGAATACTGCATAGCTGACTTAAGCAGATACAAGGAAAACAAG TTTGGATTTCGTTGGCGGACTGAGGAGGAAGTTGTTTCCGGCAAAG GACTATGCCCTGAATGCTCTTTCAAACTCAACTACCACCACAA GAGAAAAGAGGTGAAAGTGAAGCCCAAAAGGGTATTGGAGGAGAACCAGGAACAACCACAGAAaaagaagcagaagaagaagaagaggaagaggtcGTCTTCACACTCCAAGAAGCAGAAACACAAGAGACACAGAG cctcctccagcagctCAGAGGAGACGCAGTACTCGGACAAAG ACTCTGAAGCAGGGGATGTGCCAGAGGGCCAATCAGAAGCCGACCACTGGAAAGGACCTGCTCCTGCGGTGGAGGAGAAGTCAAG GGAGGAGGAATTTGATGAGTACTTTGAAGACATGTTTCTTTGA
- the fra10ac1 gene encoding protein FRA10AC1 isoform X1 — MESLVKVHGGGGYDSDFSDDDGQGESSERGIKRKREDEILQKPFQKVRHSQKAHRSLHTHEVDREEARNRRAHLISLNAFERHKKFVGDYILYYGGQMADFKRTAAQDKTDHDVLRENHRFLWKDEDEEDMTWEKELARKYYDKLFKEYCIADLSRYKENKFGFRWRTEEEVVSGKGQFQCGNKRCEKGEGLKSWEVNFAYVEHGEKKNALVKLRLCPECSFKLNYHHKRKEVKVKPKRVLEENQEQPQKKKQKKKKRKRSSSHSKKQKHKRHRASSSSSEETQYSDKDSEAGDVPEGQSEADHWKGPAPAVEEKSREEEFDEYFEDMFL, encoded by the exons ATGGAAAGTCTTGTGAAG GTGCACGGAGGGGGCGGCTATGACTCCGACTTCAGTGACGATGATGGACAGGGGGAGTCCTCGGAAAGAGGCATTAAAAG GAAACGAGAGGATGAAATCTTACAGAAGCCATTCCAGAAAGTTCGGCACTCCCAGAAGGCTCACCGGAGTTTACACACACATGAAGTGGACAG AGAGGAAGCCAGAAACAGAAGAGCCCACCTGATATCATTGAATGCT TTTGAGCGACATAAGAAGTTTGTTGGTGACTACATACTTTATTATGGAGGACAGATGGCCGACTTCAAGCGCACGGC AGCCCAAGACAAAACAGATCACGATGTGCTACGGGAGAATCATCGTTTCCTCTGGAAGGATGAGGACGAGGAAGACATGACATG GGAAAAAGAACTTGCCAGGAAGTATTATGACAAGCTGTTTAAAGAATACTGCATAGCTGACTTAAGCAGATACAAGGAAAACAAG TTTGGATTTCGTTGGCGGACTGAGGAGGAAGTTGTTTCCGGCAAAG GTCAGTTCCAGTGTGGAAACAAACGCTGCGAGAAAGGGGAAGGTCTTAAAAGCTGGGAGGTGAATTTTGCCTATGTGGAACACGGCGAGAAGAAAAATGCATTGGTCAAACTGA GACTATGCCCTGAATGCTCTTTCAAACTCAACTACCACCACAA GAGAAAAGAGGTGAAAGTGAAGCCCAAAAGGGTATTGGAGGAGAACCAGGAACAACCACAGAAaaagaagcagaagaagaagaagaggaagaggtcGTCTTCACACTCCAAGAAGCAGAAACACAAGAGACACAGAG cctcctccagcagctCAGAGGAGACGCAGTACTCGGACAAAG ACTCTGAAGCAGGGGATGTGCCAGAGGGCCAATCAGAAGCCGACCACTGGAAAGGACCTGCTCCTGCGGTGGAGGAGAAGTCAAG GGAGGAGGAATTTGATGAGTACTTTGAAGACATGTTTCTTTGA